The stretch of DNA CCCAACACACAGCAACTCCTCCGATGCTCCTCTCATCTAGACAGAATTGGTAGGCATACCCAACAAAGCGACCCGGCACTTTCTGCCTCTAGTCAAAGGAGAATACTGAGTGTAACAATAGCATTTCACTCgcttctctttgttttgcaTTTAAACACTTCGGAAGGTGCGAAGGTGCATTGCTATTTGTCAAATGCTATATCTCAAACTAGAAAAGCAAAAAAAGGGGAGTGAAATTTTGCTACAGTCATTCTAGTATATGTTGTGGGATATTGAGAAAAGAGTGATTGGCTGCAGGATACTAGAGTGTCCTGCATATAGATGACAACGGGTAAAACCCGCGCGGATACTTGTTTCATGTACCCGTACCCTCGACCCAAAATCTATGCCCGCATCCGCGCCCGCCACCCGCAACGGGCACGAAATCATGCCCGAACCCGCTACCCGCGAACTTGAAAATGACATGGTGAATAGCTCACGGTGGCGGCCAGTCCAAGGCGCCGAGGACTCCCATGACGGCGGCGACCGGTCTCGGCCTCCAGGGACCAGGGCGGCCAGGTCCCCGCAGCGGCCGGGTAAGGGTAGAGGGCCCGATGCGAGCATGCTTGGCGAGGAGGCAGTGGACCTGGGGGAATGCTGTTCCAAGGGCGACAAGCGAGCCGCGAGCTGGGTGGGGAGGGGGGCAACCCGCAGCTCCGCGCGGCGCAGGCGGTGGTAGCCCGAGGATGAGGGAGGGGCGGAGCCGATGCGCCAAGCCGCGACGCGAGGCCAGGAGGGGCCATTTCTTCTGGGCCACTCGCGCGAGGCACATGCAACGCAGCCTAGGAGGGAGAGCGGGAGCGTGGGGACGGGGAGGGGGGAGAGCGCCGAGCGGCGATGTGCCAGCCCGTGACGTGAGGCCGCGAGGGGCGCGGCGCTGGGGCAAGGGGCGCCGCGCGGGGCGCCGGGTGGGTGGGGCGGTGGGAGGGGGGCTGGACTGGAAATTGGGGAGGAAATGAGAGAAACCCTAGAGATATTTTATATACAATGGTGGTAGGGCCCATATGTCAGCAGGTTTGCGGATTTTCGGATTCGGGTATCAAATTTTCAGATCCGTTATAAAATACCCGTTGGGTTTGTAGTCGTACCCGCTCCCGCGGGCACAAACCCAGACCCGAATCTGCGCCCAGCGGGTTGTGTATCCGCGGGTACACGGGTATTTTGTACCCATTGCCCCTGCAGCAAAGAATAAAGAAAACACATTTAGTGTCCTACAACTAATTTCATGAAGGTGCAACATGTAGCAAAATTTTCCAAACGAGAAGATGGCATATACATCCATTTTGAgatatactattttttttctaaattcatTGCCTCTCTATAACATATTGGCTTAGCATGTTTTTGGGAGCCTCTTTGTAATCCTGGGACGTATCTCGTTGAAACCTCGAGATTGCCACACAACAATTTTGCTGAACCCAGCTCATATGAAAATTGTGTTTGCGTTCAGGTCATCAGGCCACTTGTTTACAAAAAAATTATGATGGAATTCAATAATATTACAATCTCACTGACAAGCTACAAAGAACTTCATTGCTTTTTCTTCTACAGCGCCTCATTGTTTTTAGAGTTCAATTCTCCTAGTAATGTTCATCAATACTTTATACAATTTAATTATACAAAGTTTGGAATAcactaattattttttaaatagaTGACTCTTAGAACAAatcatttagtttatttttgaATCAAACCGATTACTTTGGGTGAGCAAAATCAATACTACGGAGGAGGCAAATCGACGGTGTGGTCAACTGGGGTGGCTCCAGCAGTATAGGACGACGGTGCTCCCTCCAGTTAGAGACCAGCCCGACTGGGCACGACTTGGACCCTCCGATCCAGTCTCCTctgctcttcctcctccccagcgccggcgcggggcgaggcagggagggagggagggagggagcagaggGAGCGGGTGAACAGCGCAATAACCTCGGCTCCGATCCTCACCTGAGCTCGCGCCGTCGCCTCGCCCTCTCAGTCCCTCACCTCGATGGACTCGCTGGCCGCCGCCTGCTTctgcccccgccggcgccgcgcccgccggctactcctggccgccaccgcggccgccgccgggtaCGGCCTgtaccgccaccaccgccgccgtatCGTCGCCGCCCTCTCCCTCGCCGACGCCGTCTCCCAGGTCGGTTCCGACCTCGCCGAATTCCTCCGCTCCGACTCCGACCAAGTCCCGCGGAGCCTGCTCCAGCTCTCCAAGCTCGCGGCCTCGGAACCCGTCTCCTCTGCCGCGTCCTCCCTCTCCGAGTCCCTCGCCTCCGGCGTCCTACGCGCCATCTCCTCTCACCAGCACCAATTgcgtcaacagcagcagcagcagcaaaaccCCCAAACCCCGCTCCGAGATCGGATCTTGGACCGCCTCCTCTCCCCCGAAGGTGCCGGGTTCGCCTCCGCTGTCGTCGGAAGCTTCGCCAGGAACCTCGTCCTGTCCTCCTGCAACGCCCGCACCGACTCCTCCGCCGAGCCCGGCGACCGCGAGGAGCCGCGGTGGCTGGCTGCGCTCTGCAGCGCAGCGGGCAAGGAGGCTGCCGCGGACCTCGTCCGAGTCTTCGTCAGCACCGCTGTCGCCGCCTACCTCGACCGCACAGGCACAGCTGCCGTGCGCACCAACGACCAGCTGCTCGCTGGCCTCTCCGACCCAAGGCACGAGGccaaggtcaaggacctggccGTGTCGGTCTGCAATGGCGCCGTCGAAACCTTCCTCAGGACATCGCGGCAGCTGGCTGAGGAGGCTTCCATTGCTCGCATTGAGGCAGCACATATGGAGCGTGTGGCGCACAATCCAGACAACAACTGCGTGATCCAGAGGGTGTCAAGCACGCTGGCAGTGCCGAGTAACAGGAGGTTCGTTCTGGACGTCACAGGCAGGGTCACGGCGGAAACTGTCCGTTCGTTCCTTGACTTCCTAGCACAGCGGATGTCTGATGGGGCTAGGAAAAGCATTGTCATCGCTCGTGATGAGGTCGCTGAGAGGGGACTAGTTGCTGTCAAGTACCTCGGAGCCAAATCCATGGCCATCTTCACCATCTCCCTGGCATTGTGCATGCACATTTTGATGGGAACAAGGTTCCTATTGCCGGCCTAGCTACCTGGCTGGGTGGCAGCTGGAGTTGCATTGCAGGTGACTGATTACCACTTGCCCTGATTGTAGTTGCAGAGTAAATTATGTAGATTACAATTGATTGTATATTAGTAGTTGTCCTTGTCTTTCGTGTGTTGGTGAGAAGTATTAAAGTTTAAGCTTGAAAGTCTTTTGGGTTTGTAGTTGGTGCTTTGTTCTTTATGATTGTTTGTTTGGTTGAAGGAGGTATATATGCAGCTAAAATGACGCTGGCCAATTAGGCAATGTCATTGTGAGGTTAGACATCTGTAGTGTTGCTTCCTATTAGCTGTCACTAGCTTGCTGTGTCGGTTGTTTTTGTTGCTAAGCTGTTGATCAATGTAAAACAACCAGACACAGGATCAGGAGCTGGAATCTCGACTGCTTACACTTGAAATCCTCTCTTTTGTATGCTTTGTATTGAAGGTGAAGATGAAGTTAATAGAGAAGTGTGAGTGGATTTTGTCATTTCCTTTTGTgtccttttccccttctttTCTGAACTAATTGATTTCAGCTGAATGATGAATCAGTGCCACAATTCGTAGATAAGATCAGTAGAGATTGAGCAGCAATAACCTGACCACTGACCTTTGCTTCCTACTTAGACAAATTTACCATAATTTTCAGTTTCTTAAATTCACACCGATCATCTACTTTTTGTCTCATAGTATTAGAGTATTTTTCTCACTAGCTAAAGTCTACAACTCCTATGGAAAGCAATAACAGGGGGTGCAGATTCATATGAACTTATTCGGAGTATGTCTTTGATTTTCCATGTTAATCTTTTTCATTTCAGCCATGTTGTGGATGAAATTTTGCACACCTGCAACTCAGCTCAATTCATGTGATACCACCAGCCACTTAAATCTAATTCCCTAGCTAAGGACTAGCTGCCAGCCCCAATAGGCTCCTCCTCAACAGTTTAGCAGCAGGAGCCATCCAGACTCAAGATGTTTTGAGACCAGTTGGTTTGTGTGGATGTTACCAAGATGAAGTTGATACTACAAGTGATTGATCTGAGGAAGATTGTAGAGTTGGGCTGGGGGTGGGTGGTAATGGTACTGGGAATGTAAAAATTAGTGCATGCACATTTTGTTGAcctggagtttttttttttgggtggggggggggggggggggtcgctgAAATTCCATTTCTTGGTTGTCAATTACCACCTGTCCTGATTTGTAGGTTCAGATAAATTATGTAGATTGCAAATTAATCTTATTGCTAGGCGCCTTTTTTTTGTTGGTGAAAACTGAAAAGTAAGGAGgcgcaacaaagaaaagcttcAAATCTGTGGGATTAAGTTACTTTCTGATTGTTTGGTTGGTTGACAgaagtgtgtatatatatatatatatatatatatatatatatatatatatatatatatatatatatatatatatatatatatagtgttaTTCTATAACGCACCTGGGTGCATTCTATATAGAGAATGCACCCACCCTCTGGTTGCAACTGAGCTCGTCGTGTAGTTGCAACTGGGTCGCCTCTAGTTGCAATTGGTACGTGTCAGGTTGCAACTGGGTCGGGCCCAGTTGCAATTGATTCATATTTAGTTCCAACAGGATCAAATTTGTCGCAATAGTTTCGTCAGTTGCAATTAGTATGGTATCGCTGTTGCAATTGCTGTAGTGCCGTGGTTGCAATTGGTCGCACGCAGCTGCAATTGGTCTGTCTCTAGTTGCAACTGGGTTGGGTCTGATTGCAATTGCGTCTCTAGTTGCAACTGGGTTGGGTTTGATTGGCGTCCAGTTGCAACTTGTCCATCGAGTTGCAATTGGTGCAGTGGCGCAGTTGCAACCGCCACGGTCTGTGCATTTGCTGTTTAGAGTGCACTTTCGTCGCGTTGCAATTGATACGGTGTCTTCGTTACAATTGGTCTATTCCCGCTGTTGCAATTGGTCTTTGCGGAACTGCTACTGTACTAGTCCCATGTCAGTTCACCGGAGCTTCGGCGGAATTGAGATATAGTCCACCGTTTCCAAATCTGAGGGCATGATTAGAGAGAGGAGGGTGAGGGGATTCGGTTTTGGGGATTCCCGATGGGGTTTGCTGCTGGGAAAGGAGGGGACCATGGACAGCCATGGATGATGATTCTGGATCTTATGGGGAGCTCTGTACATGAGGGGATAGCAATGGGCGAGGCTTGGGGGAGGTAGAGGAGGGACTTAGGGTGCTCACCACCGAAGGAATCGAGCTTTGGTGGCATAATCCGGGAGATCGACGAGGGCGGCCTTCCTCTGTACATGAACAGAGGAACGAGAAATTAAAATCTGTCATGTTGCAATAGATATGGTGTCGTCGTTGCAATTGATCTATTTTCGTTGTTGCAATTTGTTTTCGCGGAACTGCAACCCATGACAGTTCGCCGGAGTTTCGCCGGAATCGAGCTACAGCCCACCGTTTTCAAATCCGAGGGCATGGTTAGAGAGAGGAGGACGAGTGGATTCGATTTTCGGGCTTCCCGATAGGGGCTGCTGTTGGAAAAGGAGGGGGCCATGGGGCAGCCATGGATGATATCCTGGAGCTCGTAGGGAGCTCTGCACAGGAGGGGATAGCAAGAGGCTAGGCTTGGGGATGGTAGAAGAGGGTCATTGGGTGCTCACCGTCGAAAGAATCGAGCTGTAGTGGCCTAAAGCGGGAGATCAACGAGGGGCAGCTTCCTCTGTACGTATGCTGAGAGTCGAGACCGAGGGCGTGGGGGCGCGTGGGGTCCGGGGGAGGGGGCCGCGCGGgatggggaggcgcgtgggggatcGAGGTCCGAGgtcgggggcgggggggggggggggggggggggaacggGAGCGGGGGAGGCGCGCGGGGTCGGGTTGGTTGGTTCGGGAGTCCGGGGGTTTGTGTATTTTCTATAGCAAATGCAACAAGGTGCATTTTAGATCcgtcctatatatatatgtatatatatggatCAGCTAAATCACACTGACCAATTTGGCAATGTATTGAGACCGACAGTGTTGCTTCCTAGCAGTTACCACCTGTTTCTTGCAGGAGGTTGTGTATATTCTTGAGCTGTTTTTCATTGAAAAAAGGATAAAGATCCATCCGGAGTAGCAGGAGCAGAAAATTTGTTTGCTTATGCTTTACATTTTCTCTTCAGTGCTATTTATAACAGAGGACAGTAAGTGAATAGAGGAATTATGTGCTCATTAGACATTTCCTGGTTTCTTAGCATGTTCTTTTCTATCCTTTCTTTTTCCAATTTTCTTTTGTGAATGTAGTACTGTAGTACCACCTGAGATGTAGGTAAACTAAATTAACACACTTGAATGTCGAATTGACATTTCATAGCAATGATCTGTGGCGATTAAGTAGCTTTTACTTGTCCTTCGACCATTTGTGCATTGCCTTTTACTCCACTTAATTCTATGACTAAACATACATTCTGTATGTCTTTCTTTTACAGTATTTTAAATTCTTACTGAACTTGTGTATTGTCCGATCCGATCCACTATTAGAATATTTTCATTGTGCAGTATTCCATCCATGAATGTCACACATGCAACTCAGTGCTCGGCTCAACTCGCATGTGGTGTCATAGTCCAGCAAATTAAATTCCCAACCAAATGAGTAGCTGTTGGGGGTTGAGTGCTGCAATAAGTTGTGCCAACAATGCAAGTTTGTTGGCTTATATGTGCCTTTCTCAGTTTCTCTCCTCACTACTGCTAGCAGACTGGCAGCATGAGTCATCCAGTTTCCAAAGCCTGTTTAGAGCAAAGGTTTAGTTTGCATACTAGGAAGTGGATTTAGAGATAAGATTTAGTTTGTGTACTAACAAGAAGAAGTGGATTTAGAGCAAGGGTTTAGTTTGTGTTACATAAGGAAGTGGAGAGAATCAACCAATAGGCCATTAGGAGAACTGCTTGTGCATTCCCCTGACTTTTGATCTCAACAGAGAGTTGAGGCCCACTTTTGTTGCTATTTTAGATGTTGGGGTTATTGAAGAATTTCAGATGTTATATATGCATATGCCCTATAGAATCAGCGGGACTGGAAAAAATCAAGATACTGTTGTATAATTTTACTGTGCCCTGGATTATGGGAAAACGGTGGTTGTGAACTGTAAACCACTATTGTACCCATCTGTTGTgccaagtttcatgcagaaaTGAAAACCACATTCATATCATTTTTATGGAACTACTTATTTATCAGCATAATTGTAAAGGGTCAATATTAAGTATTAATTAATAAAAAGGCGGATTGGGTGCTTGGCATTGGCTGTGCAAATTAGTTATGTGAGGTCTATGATATACATAACTTCTTGAGATGCTTTGCATGCTCCCCGCCTCCACTGGTATCATTTCATTCATTCTTTATGTTTTTAGTGAAAGGTTTTAGCATGGATCTCCGATTTGGTTTCCTAGGAGTTATCACTtggttgcaggcttgcagctaaTAGGATGTTCTTCAGTTGTCTCTGAGTATATCATTTAACTAGTGGCCTGTAAGGATTTTTGTTTTCGCCACATGATTGTGAAAGCTGGTAGTGCTTTCTGATACTCCGCTACTCGTAGAAGGTGGGAGACAATATCTACTCTAGTTAAACAATCAAAAGATAGACATGATTGCGCAGTTTGTCAATGTGGTTTGCTTGCTGTAATCCTGTCTCTGCTCGGTTTGTCAAAAGATTTTGATCTTTTTATATGGCCATCAATCCATGCCCTATCTGCTTGTCATTTTATTTATAGAGTCAGTGCCTGTTTGTTCTGACTCAGTTTTGAATATTTTTGGGAGAAACAATGTGTTGCCTGCCCTGGCATTCATTCACTGTTAATGAAAGAAAAGTTTACCATATCACCCCTATGTGAGATGCACTGAACTCCTGTATATAACTAGTGCATTGCCAAAGGGCATCAGGGTCCAAACTGAATGCAGATGGAGCAAGGAGTTAATCTGCAGTGTCAGTTGTTAAATGTGGATAGCAATTTACACCTATAAGGTGTGGTAGGAGCTGAGGAATCTGAAGTTGGCTGGCCTATATAATAGCCAGATTCCTCACCTTTTCACTTGTCTAGCGTTCCATCACCACCTGTACAGTTTTGAAAGATTGTAAACTAGCTAGGTTAGGGCTGTTTGGGAAAACGTAATGTGTATTGCGAATGAGTGGCATTAGGAATTGGCTCGAGGCTGGAGGGTTGTTCTGCCCAGTGCGGGGCACGGCACATGGCCCAGAGACTGATGAACCTATCGTATAGGAGAATGCTGCGCTGCCTTCTAAGAAAAGCTTCACTCTAGCAGCAGAGCCATCTTCGAAGCTGCACGGCACAATTGTGTTGGGGATTGCCAATGTTTGTAGGTGGTGGCGATAGATGTTATTCACTATTTGCGTTGATCTATAAATTTGTGTTGTAGAAGCCTGTGACTTGCTGTTTGAGTGAATAGTCTGTTTATGCTTCATAATGATAGGACTGAGATGAGTAGTGAGTGTGGTACTATGACAAGTTTGGAAACCATTTGAACTCAACCAAGCAGTGAATAGACCTTACTTTGTGTCAGCATGGTGTTTATGTTCTTACTTATATGCCACTTGTTCATATATTTGTAATGAAGGGAACAAAGGGAATCGGTCTGTTTGCTTACACATGGCATCAGTTCTTATCTGGTATACTGGTGCGTTTGTAACAAAGGGAAGCTGAAGAATGCACATTAATTTCCATTCTTAATTTGTCCTTCTCGTCATATTTTCAGTTTATGAATGTGCTAATTGAATATTTGATCTGTGTTGTTCAATTAGTTGTCACTTGACTGCCACTAACAATTTTACACCGGTGCGGTCGAACCTACAGATAGCTGTCACATTATTTCACGCAGAACATGTGCATTGTCTCTACTCCATAAGAGACTGGTTTACTTAATAGCTAGAGTACCCTATCTATTACTGCTGTCCTGTCTTGTGAGAAGAGAATTGAGCAGCGAATAAAGATTCAGACGAGTTCATTTGTTAAATGGTATATTTGCTGGCTTCTCATCCAACGCAGGGTGGTTGAAATTCTACAAACCAACTTGCAACTCAGCTCAATGCAAACATGTGACACCATGAGGGCTACCTGGGTTGAATGAGTGATTGCAACAAGACACGACAGTAGAGAGTACGCAAGGCTGATGGATCTATGACCAGAGTGCCACCTTTGTGCCTTCCTCTCCTTAATCTCTAGTGTTAGTAGCTCGAGCCGCTACTGCAAGTATTCAAAGCTTATTTTCAGAAACCCACAAAACTAacaacaagttttttttttgaaaacacagTACAGATGATGTAGGCGCTTACATACATAcatgcacgcacactcacccccTCCACCCGCATGCAACCCTACGTGAGCACCTCTAAGAGACTGAGCCGGTAGATTATgattgatgaagtcaccacaGATGCCTCGTTGTTGACGAGCTCATCACCTACCACTAGAAGAATAGCGCAAGTTAAATTTtagaatatatttttaaaaaatacaagCACTCGTGCTAAGTTGAGGATTCGAATTTGGATGTGCTACCACTGAAAGAATAGCGCCGGTCAAAT from Panicum virgatum strain AP13 chromosome 9K, P.virgatum_v5, whole genome shotgun sequence encodes:
- the LOC120651478 gene encoding protein PHLOEM PROTEIN 2-LIKE A10-like, which translates into the protein MDSLAAACFCPRRRRARRLLLAATAAAAGYGLYRHHRRRIVAALSLADAVSQVGSDLAEFLRSDSDQVPRSLLQLSKLAASEPVSSAASSLSESLASGVLRAISSHQHQLRQQQQQQQNPQTPLRDRILDRLLSPEGAGFASAVVGSFARNLVLSSCNARTDSSAEPGDREEPRWLAALCSAAGKEAAADLVRVFVSTAVAAYLDRTGTAAVRTNDQLLAGLSDPRHEAKVKDLAVSVCNGAVETFLRTSRQLAEEASIARIEAAHMERVAHNPDNNCVIQRVSSTLAVPSNRRFVLDVTGRVTAETVRSFLDFLAQRMSDGARKSIVIARDEVAERGLVAVKYLGAKSMAIFTISLALCMHILMGTRFLLPA